The sequence below is a genomic window from Aureispira sp. CCB-E.
CCTTACAAAGCCAAAATGAAGGTTTATAAAGGAAGCCAAAAATCAGATTATTATGGCAATGAGTACGGTCGCTCTTTTATGCAAAAATATAAGGAAATGTCTAGAGAAGAATGCCTAGATGCTATTCTGGATAAAATCAAACGCTCTGGATACGACAGTCTTTCAGAAGATGAGAAAGTATTCTTAGATCGCTATCGCTAACTCTTTTGTACCATCCCATTTCCTAATCTACTCAAATTACTGAGAACTCCTACTTTATTCATGTTTCGTTGGTTAAAGAATACCTTTACTAAGTTATTATTTGGAGCAAATATTATTGTTAGTTTACTCCTACTTTGTTCTTATTTGGCAATATGGATTCCTCCTTCTACCTTTTACTGGTTTGCTCTTTTGGCAAATGGTTATCCTTTTTTGCTGTTAATCAACCTGCTGTTTGCTTTTCTTTGGCTCTATCGACGCAAACGCTATTTTTACCTTTCTCTGATTGCTATCTTTTTAGGTGGTTCACATTTATTCAATTTAATTGGGTTCAATTGGTCCAATACAGCACCGTCAGAAAATAGTGTCCGAATCATGAGTTATAATGTGCGTTACTTTAATGCTACCGCCTTATCTGATAAAAAGAAATTAGAACAAGCGCAACAAAAAATATTGCGTACCATAGAAGCCCAAGCGATTGATATTTTTTGTGGTCAAGAGTTTTCAGGAAAAACAGCTCGATACAACCAAACCGCCAAACAATTTTTGGAAGACAAAATGGGCTTAACGTACCATTTTCAAGGAGGAGGCAGCAGCTTAGCTATTTTCTCCAAATATCCAATTCTAAAAAAAGGAACCATTGACTTTCCCAATAGTTACAATGGTGCTATTTATGCTGATTTAAAATACCATGGTAAAACAATTCGCGTCTATTGTTTTCACTTACAATCTATTGGATTGGGGAGTGATGAACATGAGCTTTTTGACGAAGACAACTTATCAACACTAGGTCAAAACGCTACACAAAAAAAATATCAACGCATTAATAATAAATTAAAAGAAGCATTTTTGCAACGAGAAGAACAAGCCAATTTTATTGCACAACATATTCACAATAGCCCCTACCCTGTTTTGGTTTGTGGTGACATGAATGACACCCCAAGTTCTTATGCTTATGGGCAACTTGCTCAAAATTTGACCGATGCTTTTCGAGAAAAAGGAAGTGGTTTAGGAAGCACCTACGCAGGTTTGCTTCCCTTTTTGCGTATCGACTACATTTTTACCAGTCCAATCAATAGCGTTGAAGCCTTTCGAGTCGTTTCTAATACTTCATCTGACCACTATCCTATTTACACTCATATTCGGTTTTAGGTACATGTTTTCAGACTATATTTACACCAAAGCTAAAAACCCTTTCAGGTGATTTGTTATATCCGTATTCGCTGGGTGCCATAAAGTGTGTATTCCTGCTTGTCGAGCACCAACCAAATTAGGAGCATTGTCGTCTATAAAAAGTGTCTCACTAGCCTTCAACTGTGCATCCTTCAACACATACTCAAAAGCTTCTACATTTGGCTTACGAGCACCAATCAAATGAGAATAATACGCTTTATCAAACAAAGCATCAAAATCTGTAATACCATGCTCCTGCTTGGCAATATCCGTAAATGCTGTTAAATGAATGCTATTGGTGTTGCTCAATAAATAAACGTTGTATCCTCGTTCTTTTAGATCTTGAATTAACGTCAATCCCTTAGCAGGAATATCCAACAACATGGCATTCCAAGCCGTTTCTAACTGTTCTTCAGTCACTGCATTTTGATTGTATTGTTGCAACGCTCCTATAAATTTAGTGGCATCAATTGCCCCAATTTCAAAATCATTAAAAATATTTTCCTGATGAAGTAAAGTAGAAATACGAGCATATTCGGCTTTGCTGCCCGCTAAGGCACAAAAAGCTGCCTCTGTCCACTGTGGTTGTAAGTGGATTAATACACCTCCCAAATCAAAAATTATATTTTTTATCGCCTCCATGGAATTATTTTTTAGAAAAATTGTTTTATTAAATACAAATGCTTATTTTTGTGTCGCACAAGATAAGAAGAAAGTATGAATTCTTGGATTCCAAAAATTAACTTTCAATTAATTTGATGTAAATGGTCTTATAGCTCAGTTGGTTAGAGCAGCGGACTCATAACCCGCTGGTCCCTGGTTCGAGTCCAGGTGGGACCACACCAACAAAAGCAAAGCCCTGTAAGTGAACAACTTGCAGGGCTTTTTTGTTTTCCTTTCTTACTCTTTTTATAAAAGAATTGTTTTTAAATTTTTCTAAGTATCTCAAGTACATCCTTTTTCCTTTCTTCTAAATGTTCTGGAAACTCTATATACTCCAAATCATCTTGAGAGTAAACATCATATATTCGAGTCTTAGGCTTTATTTTGAAAATATCCCCATTCACTAAACCTATAACATATCCCCCTCTTATTACTAGCTTTATATGATTCTCATTTCTAAACCAACTATTATCTGGTAAGAAATATATCCCTTCTTCCCCATCGCATAAAATATAAACTAGATGTTTATTTGTGATTTTCACATCCTTTTGAATTTCTTTTAGGATTACTGTATTGCCTTTAGTCTGGGCAGTTAAAGGATATTGGAAATTTGAGCATTCCTTTTCTGCTGTAATTAATTTCCTTATAGCATTGGGAATAACTTCATTCTTAGCAAACTCATCTAAATCATCAACCTTTTCCTTTTGAAGTTCCTCTGCTAGCAAAAGACATTCTTTTAGTCTGGCTTCTATAGTATTTATTCCTGCACTATCTACTTCATCAACTTTTCTTCTTAATTTTTCTGCTATTGTCATATTTTTTAGGGCTTATCATGGTAATCAATTATACCAACTTTTATTATTTAATTCTACTTCTATTGAAGCATCTAGATATACAAATTAGTCTATTACCACATAAAGATAATATTTTCCATCATGTGACTGCATTCGCCCTCCTCCTCTACGTTGATTCATATTCTGAGGATGACCTTCATACATCTCTATATAATAATTCTCTAACAAATCTATATAATCCTCTCTTGAGCTTACACATAACAAATACATTTTAGAATAATCATTATAATTCGCAGCTCTTGCTTCTCCTCCATCACCTAACTTAAAACTATTACAGGTTCCTATTAGTAAATTCAAGTTTCTAGTAATTCTTTGTTTTATAGTACTCAAATCATCCCTGACCTTATACCTTATCAAAAATTCATCACTAATATAATCTTTATTTATTCCTGATATTCTATCTGATTTTGTTTTATCTGTCAACATCTCATTTAAAATAACAGCTCCTCCTATCACACCTGCTAATGTTGCTAAAAACCTAAACATGATAATCTATTTAATTAATATTTTTTATATAAGACCTTATACGTGTTTTAAATAGTAAGCATAAGAGTAGTCAATAATACTTTTTGTTTCATGGTTATCTAACCATGCTAGTTCTTCATGACTGGCATTTACTATTTTCTTGGTATTGTATTTTTTAAACTTCTTCTCTATTGCATTTAATACATCTAACTCTTGAGGGCTAAATAGATCTTGGTTGAAAGCCCCTCCTGTAGGAACACTAAACTTCTTTCCCCAAAATCCATTAGGGAATTTTACATCTGAAATTACGATAACACCTTCTCTATCCAAAAGCTCAAAAATACTTTCAAAAGTAGTAGGCACAGGACCTCTTTCTATTGCCCTATATTCCATCCCACTCATAGAATACCCTGTTTCTCTAAAAGAGAGAAAATCTGAGTAAAATAGTAATTTGTTCAACATTGTTTTCATTGGTTGAATTGCATTAGCAAAGTAAACCACCATCTCTCTTATCTTGTCAAGAGAAGCCTCTTTATATCCCGTTTTAATATTTGGTTGCTCATTACTAAATAACAATTGCTCCCAATAATAATCCTTAGAACGTTTAACATTAGATAAGGTATTTATCCGAGCAAATACCTTTTTCTTTTGAGTCTCATTCAACGCCTCAGATATTTCAACCAAAAACTTAAACTGTTTAGGGTCTTTAGCTACTTGGATTATCTTACCATTTGAACGATTGGGAACTTCCCCATTTTCATAATCTCTATAAGTATTGGGTCCAAATCCTAAAACCTGAGACATTTTTATCGCAGATAAGTTATACTTTTCCCTAATTTCTTTTATTTCATGAATAAAAGGCAGGTTGTGCTTATCCCTGTATTGGCTATGAACCTGTTCTACATTTATTTCGTCAAGCTTAGTAGTGGTAAACTTTTCTCCACTATCTTTACATAAATAAAAATGGTATTCAATTTTAAACTTTTCTTTTCTAAAAGTTAATACTAAAGGCTCTACCTTTTTTACCATTTCTTGACCTGTTATTGGACTTTTCATTCTATTCTTTTTATTCTCTTATTAATTAAAAGGATAATTCATTGGGTGTTCAGCGAAATGAAAAGAAATACATATCGTTGAGCAATTAAAAGCTCCCATTGTTACTTTTATATACACTTCTCTGCCTTTGACCAGTTTTCCAAATACCCACAAATCAGGACCTCCATTATTATCACCAAGTGGTCCTTCTGAGTAATCTTCTACAGATAAATTTTTGACTATATTCTCTCTCTCTAGAGGACTTATCTCTAACTCAAGTAGTGTTTCTCTGTTTTTCTCCCGTGCATAAAAAACTATATTAAAAACACTAAGTTTAGCTTTAAAATCATCTAAAAACGCTTCAACATCATCTTCTGTAGCCATTGTAAAATATAATTAACCAATAAAAACACTTTAAAGTGTAAAAACTAATAATAGACTACAAAAATACAACTTTATAATTAAAAACGCAAATCAAAATATTTTGTTTTAAAAATTAAACTATTTTGTTTTAAATATTAACTTTTACACAAAAAAAGGTACTGTTATAAAATCCAAGAAAGAATGAATAAAAAATAGTATTTTTATGAAATTAGGAAGTCTTAGGACTATCCTGTGTAGCCTCAGCTAGTTCTGGGGCTATATTTTTTTCTTGTTTTAGCTCTTCATAATTTTCAATGTAAGATTGTTCATTTTTCCAAAGCACATATATTAAACACAGTAATCTACGCTCTAAGGCAATATTAGCAACCTTTTTAGGTTTTCCCTTTTGAACAATTCTCTTGTAAACAGCCTTGAATTGAGGATTGAATCGGGCTGCAACCATAGCTGGAAAATAAAGTGCCCTACGAATATGAGCATTTCCTTTTTTAGAAATTCTAGTTTTACCTTTAATAGATGTTCCTGACTGTCTCTGAACAACATCCAAACCAGCAAAAGAGGTTAATTGTTTAGCTGACTTCACCATATCGAAACCAGCTGTTTCTGCGATAACAGTTAGTGCAGAAAAAATCCCCACCCCCTTTATCGTACAAACTTATTGTACCCGAGTAGCTATTTTTTGATCCTGCTCTAATACCCTCAAGATCTCCTGTTCACAGGATTTAATTTGAACCTCTATTTTTTTGACTAATTCTTTCAAGCTCTTTTTTATAAATTTATCCCCTTGCTCTGACGCCTCTATACTACTGATTTGGTTTAAGAGCATTGTTCGATTTTCTTTTAAACTGACTCTAAAACGACAAAGTCCTTTAAGTTTTTTGTAAATGGGAGCGGGGGGATGCCACTCCGAAAACTTTCGCTCTACTCCAAACCTAGCCAAAGCTTGTGCATCTGCACTATCCGTTTTTGTTTTTTGATTTAAACTTCCTATATAGTGCTTTGCTTTATTGGGCAAAACCACATGAACCGTTTTTTTTATTTTGTGTAAATGATAGGCTAACGATTCATAATAAACTCCTGTAGCTTCCATCAGATAAACCATTTCAACACTCTGGTTTTGTTGCTTCTTTGACCAACGAACAAAGCGATTAAATCCTTTCTTATCATTTGAAAATTCCTCTACTTCTGATAAGTAAACGTTTTGATCCAATCCTAAACTGCATACACAGACTGTAAATGTCAATTTTGAAATCTCTATCCCCACACATTGTTTTTGTAGCTTTTCCATAAGATCAAGTTTTGTTGACCTATTTTCTTCCTCACCTTTTCTTGTCTCTTATCCAAGCTTACTCTTTGTAGCTTTAAGTACTGTTCTGGCTCTAAAGAAATAAAGGATAAGGGCAATCTCTTTTTTACGATATAGCATCTACTTATCTCAGGCTGTCTTTGCTCCTTATCCAAGGTCACAAGAGGCTGTCTGAAAAGGGCAGCCTCTTCTTTTATTAATAGGCATTTCTATACTCTTCTCTCTTAAAGTAAATCTTAGAACAAAATAAAGATTACCTTGCTCTCAACTGTAAGTTAAAACCTGACCTAACAACCTACCAATACTAAGTTCCCTTAGTATAAACAAGTACTTACACTTGTAAAAAACCAATAATTTATGGTTTAAAATTATTTAAAAAAAATCAATAACTTAGTATCCAACTTAGCGAAACTAACGACATTTGAAATTATATTTATTTAATTCATAAATCAGTGCCTATCGATACTTGCGAAGTTTCAAAAGGAAACTATAAAATTTAACATCCCAAAATAATGTCTAAAAAATGCTCTAAAAGCCCTTGTTTTAGGGATTTTTCAGGTCTTTTTTTTGCGATTTTAGCACTCTATTTTGACTCGTATG
It includes:
- a CDS encoding endonuclease/exonuclease/phosphatase family protein — protein: MFRWLKNTFTKLLFGANIIVSLLLLCSYLAIWIPPSTFYWFALLANGYPFLLLINLLFAFLWLYRRKRYFYLSLIAIFLGGSHLFNLIGFNWSNTAPSENSVRIMSYNVRYFNATALSDKKKLEQAQQKILRTIEAQAIDIFCGQEFSGKTARYNQTAKQFLEDKMGLTYHFQGGGSSLAIFSKYPILKKGTIDFPNSYNGAIYADLKYHGKTIRVYCFHLQSIGLGSDEHELFDEDNLSTLGQNATQKKYQRINNKLKEAFLQREEQANFIAQHIHNSPYPVLVCGDMNDTPSSYAYGQLAQNLTDAFREKGSGLGSTYAGLLPFLRIDYIFTSPINSVEAFRVVSNTSSDHYPIYTHIRF
- a CDS encoding HAD family phosphatase, encoding MEAIKNIIFDLGGVLIHLQPQWTEAAFCALAGSKAEYARISTLLHQENIFNDFEIGAIDATKFIGALQQYNQNAVTEEQLETAWNAMLLDIPAKGLTLIQDLKERGYNVYLLSNTNSIHLTAFTDIAKQEHGITDFDALFDKAYYSHLIGARKPNVEAFEYVLKDAQLKASETLFIDDNAPNLVGARQAGIHTLWHPANTDITNHLKGFLALV
- a CDS encoding type II TA system antitoxin MqsA family protein, which encodes MVKKVEPLVLTFRKEKFKIEYHFYLCKDSGEKFTTTKLDEINVEQVHSQYRDKHNLPFIHEIKEIREKYNLSAIKMSQVLGFGPNTYRDYENGEVPNRSNGKIIQVAKDPKQFKFLVEISEALNETQKKKVFARINTLSNVKRSKDYYWEQLLFSNEQPNIKTGYKEASLDKIREMVVYFANAIQPMKTMLNKLLFYSDFLSFRETGYSMSGMEYRAIERGPVPTTFESIFELLDREGVIVISDVKFPNGFWGKKFSVPTGGAFNQDLFSPQELDVLNAIEKKFKKYNTKKIVNASHEELAWLDNHETKSIIDYSYAYYLKHV
- a CDS encoding transposase, translated to MGIFSALTVIAETAGFDMVKSAKQLTSFAGLDVVQRQSGTSIKGKTRISKKGNAHIRRALYFPAMVAARFNPQFKAVYKRIVQKGKPKKVANIALERRLLCLIYVLWKNEQSYIENYEELKQEKNIAPELAEATQDSPKTS
- a CDS encoding transposase; translated protein: MEKLQKQCVGIEISKLTFTVCVCSLGLDQNVYLSEVEEFSNDKKGFNRFVRWSKKQQNQSVEMVYLMEATGVYYESLAYHLHKIKKTVHVVLPNKAKHYIGSLNQKTKTDSADAQALARFGVERKFSEWHPPAPIYKKLKGLCRFRVSLKENRTMLLNQISSIEASEQGDKFIKKSLKELVKKIEVQIKSCEQEILRVLEQDQKIATRVQ